The Saccharothrix variisporea genome has a segment encoding these proteins:
- a CDS encoding CU044_2847 family protein, which translates to MAEYIAIRTDDGAFVPFEVEQDYDGPVRAGRRLDEALGVVDQTLEAGVDNARRLARAVAQKIGNMPDFRPDKVTVEVGLKVTAEAGVVIAKSGVEAHVKITAEWQRANLPSVPAEDDDDGKPRDEPDDRPDDAGSEG; encoded by the coding sequence GTGGCCGAGTACATCGCCATTCGGACCGACGACGGGGCCTTCGTGCCGTTCGAGGTGGAGCAGGACTACGACGGGCCGGTGCGGGCCGGGCGGAGGTTGGACGAGGCGTTGGGGGTGGTGGACCAGACGCTGGAGGCCGGGGTGGACAACGCTCGGCGGCTGGCGCGGGCGGTGGCGCAGAAGATCGGGAACATGCCCGACTTCCGGCCGGACAAGGTGACGGTCGAGGTCGGGTTGAAGGTCACCGCCGAGGCCGGGGTGGTGATCGCCAAGTCCGGGGTCGAGGCGCACGTCAAGATCACCGCCGAGTGGCAGCGGGCGAACCTGCCGAGCGTGCCCGCCGAGGACGACGACGACGGCAAGCCCCGGGACGAGCCCGACGACCGGCCCGACGACGCCGGTTCGGAGGGATAG
- a CDS encoding S1 family peptidase, translating to MELAERAVVRVFRGGSAVGMGFLVGEDLVLTCAHVAGDQVDFPLLGGASAVSEVFRSEDADVAVLRLAEVPAGARALRVVAHDELRGHRVRAFGVTAHRTNGVWSHGVVRGPIAGGRIHVEDDRSHGVPLSRGFSGGPLLDDSLGAVVGMVVEVEERADRRIGYALSGASLHRTWPDLAALAVPGSPFRGLEPFGPQDAEHFFGRADRARELRDQLDGTGALVVAGPSGCGKSSLVMAGLLPLLEGESVVVRPATASTPWAALSTAFEDEVTPDRVEDAVNRLLVHRDLRRLTIVVDQFDEALARHPDAPDFLHALLGLVRHRAPRVDLVVTTTTEPLLRLTTDPRFSALPDRTATVGTPDLREVVEGPLRPIGMPVLQEGLADALLADLAAESNPLPLLEFTLTLLWDRQDRGVLTHQAYRDLGGVAGAVSTYAERVWRRFDPAEIRHALTQLVSPLPGRGHVRRAVPVADLGEIAGELARTRLVTLGPSTVELAHHALVDHWQRLHDWVEASRDFRTWQDDLDRTAHRWTESPDRALLLRGKPLRTARATARGHRLTKTQRRFLAASAHARTRRTAVRGLAATLVALLAFALVTAIRTVGDERARFAVDAATRALLDRAAVSTTDSRIVTTLRAYRTADRVDTRTALRLLANQHRYTTVVVPGTATPNPSGTRLFDEDRDELWDLTADPPRRTPGPAQRWTWAGDDSLLGAPLDGIKRWDVVTGDVTTLTEDLADTVVSDGSGRWIAYARDDAGEVRVRAPDGRTSVVPLPARRGPRRSLVGVLPTGEVVVEDGTGVLAVSAAGVRDLGPGTFTDRPGQAEPTVTRCVDTGLVAVGASSGATVAEVVGGRCTSGVFSPDLRTSAATSDTGDETVLRLGPIGGERLVVVPDGSRVRNLAVEPSGHYRVVLSTSSRVAVLRVPPEDDLDRAVRRADSVQFAPDRAHVVLRTWDSGSEVWHLQRRARVGRAEHTSGTGGWAFSSAAPLAAIDDGGRVLLFAMPDLAPLGVLGGVEGTPRFQGVDRLLVQGSRQVYVVDVGSMRPLGPEFGLPEGRPDEQIIGAAAAGAREVAVVTDAGRVLRFDVGTGLVVPGSEFSVGFPPERLGTVVAADAAGDRIALQRFGAVEVWDLRRRERVAGVDLPLFTVAVDVRFRADPDQLELDLQVVVPAAAWGGAMAVHLWERDPTWALPALLGGDTERLTVLPGPAQAGYVAFVRRELEPGDPAVWAAVLCGVVARSGLDQDDVTLPAGAARGPVC from the coding sequence GTGGAGCTCGCCGAGCGTGCGGTGGTCCGGGTGTTCCGGGGTGGCAGTGCGGTCGGCATGGGTTTCCTGGTGGGCGAGGACCTGGTCCTGACCTGCGCGCACGTGGCCGGCGACCAGGTGGACTTCCCGTTGCTGGGTGGTGCTTCCGCGGTCTCCGAGGTGTTCCGCTCGGAGGACGCCGACGTCGCCGTGCTGCGGCTCGCGGAGGTGCCGGCGGGGGCGCGGGCGCTCCGGGTGGTGGCGCACGACGAGCTGCGCGGCCACCGGGTGCGGGCCTTCGGCGTCACCGCGCACCGCACCAACGGCGTGTGGTCGCACGGGGTCGTGCGTGGCCCGATCGCCGGCGGGCGCATCCACGTCGAGGACGACCGGTCCCACGGCGTGCCGCTGTCCCGGGGATTCAGCGGCGGTCCGCTGCTGGACGACTCGCTCGGCGCGGTCGTCGGCATGGTCGTGGAGGTCGAGGAGCGGGCGGACCGCCGGATCGGCTACGCCCTGTCCGGTGCCTCCCTCCACCGGACCTGGCCGGACCTGGCCGCCCTCGCCGTCCCCGGCTCCCCGTTCCGGGGCCTGGAGCCGTTCGGCCCGCAGGACGCCGAGCACTTCTTCGGCCGCGCGGACCGGGCGCGCGAGCTGCGGGACCAGCTCGACGGCACGGGGGCCCTGGTGGTCGCCGGCCCTTCGGGTTGCGGCAAGTCGTCGCTGGTCATGGCGGGTCTGCTGCCGCTGCTGGAGGGCGAGTCGGTCGTCGTCCGCCCGGCGACGGCGAGCACGCCGTGGGCCGCGCTGTCGACGGCTTTCGAGGACGAGGTGACACCCGACCGCGTCGAGGACGCCGTCAACCGCCTCCTGGTGCACCGCGACCTGCGCCGCCTGACGATCGTGGTCGACCAGTTCGACGAGGCCCTGGCCCGTCACCCCGACGCGCCCGACTTCCTGCACGCGCTGCTGGGCCTGGTCCGCCACCGCGCCCCGCGCGTGGACCTGGTCGTCACCACGACCACAGAGCCCCTGCTCCGCCTCACCACCGACCCGCGCTTCTCCGCACTCCCCGACCGCACCGCCACCGTGGGCACCCCTGACCTGCGCGAGGTCGTCGAGGGTCCGCTGCGGCCGATCGGGATGCCCGTCCTCCAGGAGGGCCTGGCCGACGCCCTGCTGGCCGACCTGGCCGCCGAGTCCAACCCGCTGCCGCTGCTGGAGTTCACCCTGACCCTGCTGTGGGACCGGCAGGACCGGGGCGTCCTGACCCACCAGGCGTACCGGGACCTGGGCGGGGTGGCCGGCGCGGTGTCCACGTACGCGGAGCGGGTGTGGCGGCGCTTCGACCCGGCGGAGATCCGCCACGCCCTGACCCAGTTGGTGAGCCCCTTGCCCGGCCGGGGTCACGTCCGCCGGGCCGTGCCGGTCGCAGACCTCGGCGAGATCGCCGGCGAGCTGGCCCGCACCCGCCTGGTCACCCTCGGACCGTCCACAGTGGAGCTGGCCCACCACGCCCTGGTCGACCACTGGCAGCGCCTCCACGACTGGGTCGAGGCCTCCCGCGACTTCCGCACCTGGCAAGACGACCTCGACCGCACCGCCCACCGCTGGACCGAGTCCCCCGACCGCGCCCTGCTGCTCCGCGGCAAACCCCTCCGCACAGCCCGCGCGACCGCCCGCGGCCACCGCCTGACGAAGACCCAGCGGCGCTTCCTCGCCGCGTCCGCGCACGCCCGGACCCGCCGCACAGCCGTCCGCGGGCTCGCCGCCACCCTGGTCGCGCTGCTGGCCTTCGCCCTGGTCACCGCGATCCGCACGGTCGGGGACGAGCGGGCCCGGTTCGCCGTCGACGCCGCCACCCGTGCGCTGCTGGACCGGGCCGCCGTCTCCACCACCGACTCCCGCATCGTCACGACCCTGCGGGCGTACCGGACCGCCGACCGCGTCGACACCCGCACCGCCCTGCGCCTCCTGGCCAACCAGCACCGCTACACCACCGTCGTCGTGCCGGGCACCGCCACGCCGAACCCCAGCGGCACCCGGCTGTTCGACGAGGATCGCGACGAACTGTGGGACCTGACCGCGGATCCGCCCCGGCGAACCCCGGGCCCGGCGCAACGCTGGACGTGGGCCGGCGACGACAGCCTGCTGGGTGCCCCGCTCGACGGCATCAAGAGGTGGGACGTGGTCACCGGCGACGTGACAACCCTCACCGAGGACTTGGCGGACACCGTCGTCTCCGACGGCAGCGGCCGGTGGATCGCCTACGCCCGGGACGACGCCGGCGAGGTGCGGGTGCGCGCCCCCGACGGCCGGACCAGCGTCGTGCCGCTGCCCGCCCGCCGTGGCCCCCGGCGGTCGCTGGTCGGCGTGCTCCCCACGGGAGAGGTGGTGGTGGAGGACGGGACCGGTGTCCTCGCCGTGTCCGCGGCCGGCGTCCGGGACCTGGGGCCGGGGACGTTCACGGACCGACCGGGCCAGGCGGAGCCGACCGTGACGCGGTGCGTCGACACCGGGCTGGTCGCGGTCGGCGCGTCGAGCGGCGCGACGGTCGCGGAGGTCGTCGGCGGGAGGTGCACCTCGGGGGTGTTCAGCCCGGACCTGCGCACCAGTGCGGCGACCTCCGACACCGGCGACGAGACGGTGCTGCGGTTGGGGCCGATCGGCGGGGAGCGGCTGGTCGTCGTGCCGGACGGGAGCAGGGTGCGGAACCTGGCGGTGGAGCCGTCCGGCCACTACCGGGTCGTGCTGTCGACGAGCAGCAGGGTCGCCGTGCTGCGGGTACCGCCGGAGGACGACCTGGACCGCGCGGTGCGCAGGGCCGACAGCGTGCAGTTCGCCCCGGACCGCGCGCACGTCGTGCTCCGGACCTGGGATTCCGGGTCCGAGGTCTGGCACCTCCAGCGCCGAGCCCGGGTGGGCCGGGCGGAGCACACCTCCGGCACCGGTGGGTGGGCGTTCTCCTCCGCCGCGCCGCTCGCCGCGATCGACGACGGCGGCCGGGTGCTGCTGTTCGCGATGCCCGACCTGGCGCCCCTGGGTGTGCTCGGCGGCGTCGAGGGCACACCCCGGTTCCAGGGTGTCGACCGGCTGCTCGTGCAAGGTTCCCGCCAGGTGTACGTGGTCGACGTGGGGTCCATGCGGCCGCTCGGCCCGGAATTCGGTCTTCCGGAGGGCCGCCCGGACGAGCAGATCATCGGCGCGGCCGCGGCCGGGGCGAGGGAGGTCGCCGTGGTGACCGACGCCGGACGGGTCCTGCGCTTCGACGTCGGGACCGGTCTGGTCGTGCCCGGCTCGGAGTTCTCCGTCGGCTTCCCACCCGAGCGGCTCGGCACCGTCGTCGCCGCGGACGCGGCCGGCGACCGGATCGCCCTGCAGCGGTTCGGCGCCGTCGAGGTGTGGGACCTCCGCCGGCGGGAGCGCGTGGCCGGGGTGGACCTGCCCCTGTTCACCGTCGCCGTCGACGTCCGTTTCCGCGCCGACCCGGACCAGCTCGAACTGGACCTCCAGGTGGTCGTGCCCGCGGCGGCGTGGGGCGGCGCCATGGCGGTGCACCTGTGGGAGCGCGACCCGACCTGGGCGTTGCCCGCGCTGCTCGGCGGCGACACCGAGCGGCTCACCGTGCTGCCCGGACCGGCGCAGGCCGGGTACGTCGCCTTCGTCCGCAGGGAGTTGGAGCCGGGCGACCCGGCGGTGTGGGCGGCGGTGCTGTGCGGTGTGGTGGCGCGCAGCGGGTTGGACCAGGACGACGTCACCCTGCCCGCCGGGGCGGCGCGGGGACCGGTGTGCTGA
- a CDS encoding glycosyltransferase family 2 protein, which yields MSTPGTTVVVVTWRGREHITACLDALARQRPHRTLVLDNASDDGTAELLARHPSAPEVVRLPRNRGYAGGLAAVLPLVDTEYTAWLNDDAVPDDGWLAALEQALADDPGAAAATSSMLLADGSTQSVGVALTADGHGVDLVLSGREVFGFCGGAALLRTDVLRAVGGVPAQFFCYYEDTDTAWRLRLAGHRVVSVGPARVRHRHGASTRPGSRLFHRWNERNRLLMLLRCAPLPVALTQLAHFTALTAALLLRRGPQPPNFRVPLRIQVLAEVLFRLPATLAQRLAVGRRAEVSRRAVWREWAGR from the coding sequence GTGTCCACCCCCGGTACAACGGTGGTCGTGGTGACGTGGCGCGGTCGCGAGCACATCACCGCGTGCCTCGACGCGCTCGCCCGGCAGCGTCCACATCGGACACTCGTGCTGGACAACGCGTCCGACGACGGGACCGCCGAGCTGCTGGCCCGCCACCCGAGCGCGCCCGAGGTGGTCCGCCTGCCGCGCAACCGGGGGTACGCGGGCGGCCTGGCGGCCGTGCTGCCGCTGGTCGACACCGAGTACACCGCCTGGCTCAACGACGACGCCGTGCCCGACGACGGCTGGTTGGCGGCGCTGGAGCAGGCCCTCGCGGACGATCCCGGGGCCGCCGCCGCCACGTCGTCCATGCTGCTCGCGGACGGGTCCACTCAGTCGGTGGGCGTGGCCCTGACCGCCGACGGGCACGGCGTCGACCTGGTGCTCTCGGGTCGAGAGGTGTTCGGGTTCTGCGGCGGAGCGGCGCTGCTGCGCACGGACGTGCTGCGGGCCGTGGGCGGGGTTCCCGCGCAGTTCTTCTGCTACTACGAGGACACCGACACGGCGTGGCGGCTGCGGCTGGCCGGTCACCGGGTGGTGTCGGTCGGCCCGGCCCGGGTCCGCCACCGGCACGGGGCGAGCACCCGACCGGGGTCGCGCCTGTTCCACCGGTGGAACGAGCGCAACCGCCTGCTCATGCTCCTGCGCTGCGCACCCCTCCCGGTCGCCTTGACCCAGTTGGCGCACTTCACGGCGTTGACCGCCGCCCTGCTCCTGCGGCGCGGCCCGCAACCGCCGAACTTCCGCGTGCCCCTGCGCATCCAGGTGCTCGCGGAGGTCCTCTTCCGGTTACCGGCGACGCTCGCCCAGCGGCTGGCCGTCGGCCGCCGGGCGGAGGTGTCCCGCCGCGCCGTGTGGCGCGAGTGGGCGGGCAGGTAG
- a CDS encoding glycosyltransferase family 4 protein translates to MPNLVVLTEQLLAPVPGGTGRYTRELAAALARTAPPGWEVTGAVSRQADTSAARVPGVLGPKVLPLPRRALIAAWEHGVPYWPGGDAVHAPTPLAPPRGRVVVTVHDTVPWTHPETLTPRGAAWHRKVITRAVSRARAIVVPTQAVADELRRYAPGSAPVHVVHNGVTDLGPEEPVDVPDRYVLAIGTIEPRKGFDALVAATAELDVPLVVVGPRGWGGVDLRAPHVRLLGRLSDARLAYVLRRAAVLAAPSLAEGFGLPVVEAMAAGVPVVHSDAPALVEVGGGAGLVVPRGDLPALVAALREVLSDKGVVHRIAAAGRARAEAFTWENAARKVWDAHLSPGRPRSD, encoded by the coding sequence GTGCCCAACCTGGTTGTGCTGACCGAGCAGTTGCTGGCCCCCGTGCCCGGCGGGACCGGCCGCTACACGCGCGAACTGGCCGCCGCGCTGGCCCGGACCGCCCCGCCCGGCTGGGAGGTCACGGGCGCGGTGAGCAGGCAGGCCGACACGTCGGCGGCCCGCGTCCCGGGCGTGCTCGGGCCGAAGGTGCTGCCGCTGCCGCGCCGCGCCCTGATCGCCGCGTGGGAGCACGGCGTCCCGTACTGGCCCGGCGGCGACGCCGTCCACGCGCCCACCCCGCTGGCCCCGCCGCGCGGCCGGGTCGTGGTCACCGTGCACGACACCGTCCCGTGGACCCACCCCGAGACGCTGACCCCGCGGGGCGCGGCGTGGCACCGCAAGGTGATCACGCGGGCGGTGTCCCGGGCGCGGGCCATCGTGGTGCCGACGCAGGCGGTCGCCGACGAACTGCGCCGGTACGCACCCGGAAGCGCACCCGTGCACGTCGTCCACAACGGGGTCACCGATCTGGGACCCGAGGAGCCGGTGGACGTGCCCGACCGGTACGTCCTGGCCATCGGCACCATCGAGCCCCGCAAGGGTTTCGACGCGCTGGTCGCCGCCACCGCCGAGCTGGACGTGCCGCTGGTCGTCGTCGGGCCGCGGGGGTGGGGCGGGGTGGACCTGCGCGCGCCGCACGTGCGGCTGCTGGGCCGGTTGTCCGACGCGCGGTTGGCCTACGTGCTGCGCCGCGCGGCAGTGCTGGCCGCGCCGAGCCTCGCCGAGGGGTTCGGGCTGCCCGTGGTCGAGGCGATGGCGGCCGGGGTCCCGGTGGTCCACTCGGACGCCCCGGCGCTGGTGGAGGTGGGCGGCGGCGCCGGTCTGGTGGTGCCCCGCGGTGATCTCCCCGCGCTCGTGGCGGCGCTGCGCGAAGTGCTGTCCGACAAGGGTGTCGTGCACCGCATAGCGGCGGCCGGCCGCGCCCGCGCCGAGGCCTTCACCTGGGAAAACGCCGCGCGGAAGGTGTGGGACGCGCACCTGTCGCCCGGTCGGCCGCGTTCCGATTGA
- a CDS encoding glycosyltransferase family 4 protein, whose product MLIDATAVPADRGGVGRYVDSLVAALDADGAKISVVCQPRDAELYGRIAPHSRVIAAADAVATRTARLTWEQTSLPRLASRLGVGVVHSPHYTVPLANRAASVVTLHDATFFTDPVLHSSVKARFFRAWTRASLRRAALCVVPSRATADELTRVAGADRRLLHIAQHGVDTERFHPPTPEEIAAVRRTLSLGDAPYVAFLGALEPRKNVPALIRGFAQACRGRANPPTLVLAGQPGWDSQVERALDAVPHRIRVIRAGYLPFGQLAGFLGGADVVAYPSLGEGFGLPVLEAMACGAAVLTTRRLSLPEVGGDAVAYCGVGAGDIAAALGDLLDDPARRAALSSAALVRAKDFTWSTSAARHRLAYERAFRTHRR is encoded by the coding sequence GTGCTGATCGACGCCACCGCCGTGCCCGCGGACCGGGGTGGTGTCGGCAGGTACGTGGATTCGCTGGTCGCGGCGCTGGACGCGGACGGCGCCAAGATCAGCGTGGTGTGCCAGCCGCGCGACGCCGAGCTGTACGGCCGGATCGCGCCGCACTCCCGCGTGATCGCCGCCGCCGACGCCGTCGCGACCCGCACCGCGCGCCTGACCTGGGAGCAGACCTCGTTGCCGCGCCTGGCTTCCCGGCTCGGCGTGGGGGTCGTGCACTCGCCGCACTACACCGTGCCGCTGGCCAACCGCGCCGCGTCCGTGGTCACCCTGCACGACGCCACCTTCTTCACCGACCCGGTCCTGCACTCGTCGGTCAAGGCCCGCTTCTTCCGCGCGTGGACCCGGGCGTCCCTGCGCCGGGCCGCGCTGTGCGTGGTGCCCAGCCGCGCCACCGCCGACGAGCTGACCCGCGTCGCCGGCGCCGACCGGCGGCTGCTGCACATCGCCCAGCACGGCGTGGACACCGAGCGGTTCCACCCGCCCACCCCCGAGGAGATCGCGGCCGTCCGGCGGACGCTGTCCCTCGGCGACGCGCCCTACGTGGCGTTCCTGGGCGCTCTGGAACCCCGCAAGAACGTGCCGGCGCTGATCCGGGGCTTCGCGCAGGCGTGCCGGGGCCGGGCGAACCCGCCGACGCTCGTGCTCGCCGGCCAACCCGGGTGGGACAGCCAGGTCGAACGGGCGCTGGACGCCGTCCCGCACCGCATCCGCGTGATCCGGGCCGGGTACCTGCCGTTCGGGCAGCTCGCCGGGTTCCTCGGCGGCGCCGACGTGGTCGCCTACCCGTCCCTGGGCGAGGGCTTCGGCCTGCCCGTGCTGGAGGCGATGGCGTGCGGCGCGGCCGTCCTGACCACCCGGCGGCTGAGCCTGCCCGAGGTCGGCGGCGACGCGGTCGCGTACTGCGGCGTCGGAGCAGGGGACATCGCGGCGGCCCTGGGCGACCTGCTCGACGACCCGGCCCGCCGAGCCGCGCTGTCCTCGGCGGCCCTGGTGCGCGCCAAGGACTTCACCTGGTCCACCTCGGCGGCCCGCCACCGCCTCGCGTACGAGAGGGCCTTCCGAACCCACCGCCGTTGA
- a CDS encoding glycosyltransferase family 2 protein — MTRYGDGLAVVTVTYSPGETLDTFLSTLKDATTRPVRVVLADNGSTDGVPERAAAASDEVTFLPTGGNLGYGAAANRGVASLPEEYGWVVVANPDVSWDAGSLDVLLEAAKRWPRGGAFGPLIHEPNGEVYPSARQLPSLGRGLGHAVFGKVWPSNPWTREYRQEDTAVRERPAGWLSGSCLLLRREAFDSVDGFDPRYFMYFEDVDLGERLGRAGWLNVYVPDASVTHIGGHSTSRMSNRMLAAHHSSAYRYLSDRHQGPLWAPLRLAVRTGLGLRLRLVTRRS, encoded by the coding sequence GTGACGCGCTACGGAGACGGACTGGCGGTCGTGACCGTCACCTACTCACCCGGTGAGACCTTGGACACGTTCCTGTCCACCCTGAAGGACGCGACCACCCGTCCCGTGCGGGTCGTGCTGGCCGACAACGGGTCCACCGACGGCGTGCCCGAGCGCGCGGCGGCGGCGTCCGACGAGGTGACCTTCCTCCCGACCGGCGGGAACCTGGGCTACGGCGCGGCAGCCAACCGGGGCGTGGCGTCGCTGCCGGAGGAGTACGGGTGGGTGGTCGTCGCCAACCCGGACGTCTCCTGGGACGCGGGCTCCCTGGACGTGCTGCTGGAAGCCGCCAAGCGGTGGCCCAGGGGTGGCGCCTTCGGCCCGCTGATCCACGAGCCGAACGGCGAGGTGTACCCCTCGGCCCGGCAGCTGCCGTCGCTGGGGCGGGGGCTGGGGCACGCCGTGTTCGGCAAGGTGTGGCCGAGCAACCCGTGGACCCGGGAGTACCGGCAGGAGGACACCGCGGTGCGCGAGCGCCCGGCCGGGTGGCTGTCGGGATCCTGCCTGCTGCTGCGGCGGGAGGCCTTCGACTCGGTGGACGGGTTCGACCCCCGGTACTTCATGTACTTCGAGGACGTGGACCTGGGCGAACGGCTGGGCCGGGCGGGATGGCTGAACGTCTACGTGCCGGACGCGTCGGTGACCCACATCGGCGGGCACTCGACGTCCCGGATGTCCAACCGGATGCTGGCGGCGCACCACAGCAGCGCTTACCGGTACTTGTCGGACCGGCACCAGGGACCGCTGTGGGCGCCTTTGCGCTTGGCAGTCCGAACGGGCCTGGGCTTGCGCCTCCGTTTGGTGACCCGCCGTTCCTGA
- a CDS encoding sugar phosphate nucleotidyltransferase — MSELQGAEAVVLVGGKGTRLRPLTLSAPKPMLPTAGVPFLTHLLSRIREVGITHVVLGTSYKAEVFEEHFGDGSTLGLELEYVVEEVPLDTAGAIRNVAHLLREPDVMVFNGDILSGVDLRGVLDTHRTNAADVTLHLVKVEDPRRFGCVPTDAEGRVTAFLEKTENPPTDQINAGCYVFKRSVIEAIPAGRPVSVERETFPGLLESGARLQGHVDTSYWLDLGTPAAFVQGSADLVRGVAPSAALPAAPGDAIVLADAKVDDGARLTGGSTVGVGCTVASDAVVDGSVLFDGAVVGEGAVVERSVIGANALVQAGAVVKDAVIGDGAVVGARCELIGGARVWPGVVLPEAGVRFSTDA, encoded by the coding sequence ATGTCGGAGCTGCAAGGCGCCGAGGCGGTGGTTCTGGTCGGGGGCAAGGGGACCCGGCTGCGGCCACTGACGCTCTCCGCCCCCAAGCCCATGCTGCCCACGGCGGGGGTGCCGTTCCTCACGCACCTGCTGTCCCGCATCCGGGAGGTCGGCATCACGCACGTGGTGCTCGGCACGTCCTACAAGGCCGAGGTCTTCGAGGAGCACTTCGGGGACGGCTCGACGCTCGGGTTGGAGCTGGAGTACGTGGTCGAGGAGGTGCCGCTGGACACCGCCGGCGCCATCCGCAACGTCGCCCACCTGCTGCGCGAGCCCGACGTGATGGTGTTCAACGGTGACATCCTGTCCGGTGTGGACCTGCGTGGCGTGCTCGACACCCACCGCACCAACGCCGCCGACGTCACCCTGCACCTGGTCAAGGTCGAGGACCCGCGCCGGTTCGGGTGCGTGCCGACCGACGCCGAGGGCCGCGTGACGGCGTTCCTCGAGAAGACCGAGAACCCGCCGACCGACCAGATCAACGCCGGCTGCTACGTCTTCAAGCGCTCGGTGATCGAGGCCATCCCCGCCGGCCGGCCGGTGTCGGTGGAGCGGGAGACCTTCCCCGGGCTGCTGGAGTCCGGCGCGCGCCTCCAAGGCCACGTGGACACCTCCTACTGGCTGGACCTGGGTACGCCCGCCGCGTTCGTGCAGGGCTCGGCGGACCTGGTGCGCGGGGTCGCGCCGTCCGCCGCGCTGCCCGCCGCGCCCGGTGACGCGATCGTGCTCGCGGACGCGAAGGTCGACGACGGGGCTCGGTTGACCGGCGGCTCGACCGTGGGCGTCGGGTGCACGGTGGCGTCGGACGCCGTGGTCGACGGGTCCGTGCTGTTCGACGGCGCGGTGGTCGGCGAGGGCGCGGTGGTCGAGCGCAGCGTGATCGGCGCGAACGCCCTGGTGCAGGCCGGCGCGGTGGTCAAGGACGCCGTGATCGGTGACGGCGCGGTGGTCGGCGCCCGGTGCGAGCTCATCGGCGGCGCGCGGGTGTGGCCCGGGGTCGTGCTGCCCGAGGCAGGGGTGCGGTTTTCGACCGATGCGTAG
- a CDS encoding DNA-3-methyladenine glycosylase family protein, whose protein sequence is MRRTWRPEFPLDVGAVLGPLRRGPGDVTFRAVGGVWLTANTPDGPGTLHVTRSDAVEAQAFGDGAEWLLDGLPALLGAEDDDSAFECHHPLIAETRRRSPGVRLGSTRRVWDCLLPAVLEQKVTSTEAHRSYSQLCRRFGTPAPGPVTGMFVPPTPRAVLSITDWEWHKAGVDGARRRALIAAAQVAHRLEGAAALGGEAGRALLRKVPGIGVWTAAEVAQRVWGDADAVSFGDFHLAGLVGWALLGRPLDDDGMAEVLAPYSPQRHRAVRYVELSGARKPRFAPRFSPRDYRAI, encoded by the coding sequence ATGCGTAGGACGTGGCGGCCGGAGTTCCCGCTGGACGTGGGCGCCGTGCTCGGCCCCCTCCGGCGGGGACCCGGTGACGTCACGTTCCGCGCGGTCGGGGGCGTCTGGCTGACCGCGAACACCCCGGACGGGCCGGGCACCCTGCACGTCACGCGCTCCGACGCCGTCGAGGCGCAAGCGTTTGGCGACGGCGCGGAGTGGCTGCTGGACGGCCTGCCCGCGCTGCTGGGCGCGGAGGACGACGACTCGGCCTTCGAGTGCCACCACCCGCTGATCGCCGAGACCCGGCGCCGGTCGCCGGGCGTCCGGCTGGGGTCGACCCGGCGGGTGTGGGACTGCCTGCTGCCCGCCGTGCTGGAGCAGAAGGTCACCTCGACCGAGGCGCACCGGTCCTACAGCCAGTTGTGCCGCCGGTTCGGCACGCCCGCGCCGGGGCCGGTGACCGGGATGTTCGTGCCGCCGACGCCCCGGGCGGTCCTGTCGATCACCGACTGGGAGTGGCACAAGGCGGGCGTGGACGGGGCACGCAGGCGGGCGTTGATCGCTGCCGCCCAGGTCGCGCACCGGTTGGAAGGCGCGGCGGCGCTGGGTGGCGAGGCCGGTCGGGCGCTGCTGCGCAAGGTGCCCGGGATCGGCGTGTGGACGGCGGCCGAGGTGGCGCAGCGGGTGTGGGGCGACGCGGACGCGGTCAGCTTCGGCGACTTCCACCTCGCCGGCCTGGTCGGCTGGGCCCTGCTGGGCCGGCCGCTGGACGACGACGGCATGGCCGAGGTGCTGGCGCCCTACTCGCCCCAACGCCACCGGGCCGTCCGGTACGTCGAGTTGTCGGGCGCCCGCAAACCCCGCTTCGCCCCGCGCTTCTCGCCCCGCGACTACCGGGCGATCTGA
- a CDS encoding NUDIX hydrolase, protein MSLHADAVEVLTAWRPAQREQEALRQAYLGFLAARPDACQRSCEPGHITASALVLDATGERTLLTLHPRVGRWLQLGGHCEPSDTTLAGAALREAEEESGIRGLRLDPTPIHLDVHPITCSLGVPTRHFDVRFLVRAPVGAQPVRSAESVDLQWWPLDAMPSNVDDLYPMVQAARAQIAR, encoded by the coding sequence GTGAGCCTGCACGCCGATGCCGTCGAGGTGCTGACCGCCTGGCGGCCCGCCCAGCGGGAACAGGAGGCCCTGCGGCAGGCCTACCTCGGTTTCCTGGCCGCCCGGCCGGACGCCTGTCAGCGGTCCTGCGAGCCGGGGCACATCACCGCGTCCGCGCTGGTCCTGGACGCGACCGGGGAGCGGACCCTGTTGACGCTGCACCCGCGCGTGGGCCGGTGGTTGCAGCTGGGCGGGCACTGCGAGCCCTCCGACACGACCTTGGCCGGGGCGGCGCTGCGGGAGGCCGAGGAGGAGTCCGGGATCCGGGGGCTGCGCCTCGACCCGACCCCGATCCACCTGGACGTGCACCCGATCACGTGCTCGCTCGGCGTGCCCACCCGGCACTTCGACGTGCGCTTCCTGGTGCGCGCTCCGGTCGGCGCACAGCCCGTGCGCAGCGCGGAGTCCGTGGACCTCCAGTGGTGGCCGCTGGACGCCATGCCGTCGAACGTGGACGACCTGTACCCGATGGTCCAAGCGGCTCGGGCTCAGATCGCCCGGTAG